Proteins encoded together in one Telopea speciosissima isolate NSW1024214 ecotype Mountain lineage chromosome 4, Tspe_v1, whole genome shotgun sequence window:
- the LOC122659634 gene encoding AT-hook motif nuclear-localized protein 17-like, whose translation MKSEYEEGKGGAGTNNNSMFGKLHQQKFHQLQQVVARECHHHHQNPPQHTSEEDESRSSGGGGGGGGSGSGSGSGSAINTIMNHNSSEPITTTTTTTGDGATIEVVRRPRGRPPGSKNKAKPPVIITRDTIDSTAMRPYVLEVPGGLDVVDSLVHFTRRRNIGLCVLSGSGTVANVTLRQPSATPGATVTFHGRFDILSISATLLPPSFSSIPSSANSFTISLAGPSGQIVGGSVAGSLLAAGTLYIVAAAFTDPSYHRLPAEDELQSSDSGNVGHSPSGSGGGGGGEGSHSHPAPPAESCGVSIYGCNLSSDVIWAPTARQQQPPPPHF comes from the coding sequence aTGAAAAGTGAATATGAAGAAGGGAAGGGTGGAGCAGGAACCAATAATAATAGCATGTTCGGTAAGCTTCACCAACAGAAGTTTCATCAACTACAACAAGTGGTCGCCCGAgaatgccaccaccaccaccaaaaccCTCCACAGCATACTTCCGAAGAAGACGAGAGCCGAAGcagcggcggtggtggtggtggcggtggcagtggcagtggcagtggcagtggcagCGCCATAAACACCATCATGAACCACAACTCTTCTGAACccatcactaccaccaccaccaccacaggcGATGGAGCCACCATCGAAGTTGTGAGGCGTCCGAGAGGCCGTCCACCTGGTTCAAAGAACAAAGCCAAGCCACCGGTCATCATCACCCGTGACACCATCGACTCCACCGCCATGCGCCCTTATGTTCTCGAAGTCCCTGGGGGCCTCGATGTCGTCGACTCCCTCGTTCACTTCACCCGTCGCCGTAATATCGGCCTCTGTGTCCTTAGCGGTTCTGGCACCGTCGCTAACGTCACCCTTCGCCAGCCCTCTGCCACTCCAGGCGCCACAGTTACCTTCCATGGTCGATTCGATATTTTGTCTATCTCTGCTACTTTGCTTCCACCGTCTTTCTCCTCAATACCCTCTTCCGCTAATTCATTCACCATTTCTCTCGCTGGTCCATCGGGTCAGATCGTTGGAGGCTCCGTTGCTGGTTCTCTGCTCGCTGCCGGCACTCTTTATATCGTCGCTGCTGCATTCACTGACCCATCTTATCACCGTTTGCCGGctgaagatgagttgcagagttCAGATTCGGGTAACGTTGGTCACTCTCCATCTGGTTCCggaggcggtggtggtggtgagggaAGCCATAGCCACCCTGCTCCACCGGCAGAGTCATGTGGGGTATCAATCTACGGCTGCAATCTTTCTTCGGATGTGATTTGGGCCCCCACCGCCAGACAgcaacaaccaccaccaccacacttTTGA
- the LOC122659900 gene encoding F-box/LRR-repeat protein At3g26922-like has product MQMNECCDRISDLPDSVIHHILSFLPIKDVIRTSFLSSRWRYLWASVPSLYFDGFVFSPKTKFVKFVDSVLLRRNGSGIQKFCLRFSDYYCETSHACSWISTAVSHNVQELSVYYYPREHFALPICLFELPMCLFRCKSLRVLKLNLYESILNLPPSIHLPFLNTLHLISVTFSDNNLTRKLFSNCPALKEVILEDCTVRDLSVLHISSLSIERLTIDGLPRDVVLYSGSFDHEIKISAPRLLSIKYINYKGQNICLEKAPSLVDAAIYLNTEWNESNQICCRRMINFLRDLSNTKILMVSSQRAQLLSVASNMLGSFPKFFHLNHLKLAVAVTSNNIRLITCFLNSAPDLEFLTIDIFRLRWSNREEDSEPQNVPLARVIDHLKDIKITGFGGNKDELVLVKFLLENATVLERMTIVPSKLLFNDSELRMKISQEIQMYPSASSNVVMFS; this is encoded by the exons ATGCAAATGAATGAGTGTTGTGATCGAATTAGTGATTTACCAGACTCTGTTATTCATCAcatcctttccttccttccaaTTAAAGATGTCATAAGAACCAGTTTTTTATCAAGTAGGTGGAGATATCTGTGGGCTTCTGTTCCCAGTTTATATTTCGATGGCTTTGTATTTTCTCCGAAGACCAAATTTGTTAAATTTGTGGACTCAGTGCTGCTTCGCCGAAATGGTTCGGGGATACAGAAATTTTGCCTCAGATTCAGCGATTACTACTGTGAAACTTCCCATGCCTGTTCATGGATATCTACTGCAGTGAGCCACAATGTTCAGGAGCTTAGCGTCTACTATTATCCGAGGGAGCATTTTGCCCTTCCCATTTGCCTTTTTGAGCTTCCAATGTGCCTGTTTAGGTGCAAATCCTTGAGGGTTTTGAAACTGAACTTGTATGAGTCTATCCTCAACCTTCCTCCTTCCATACATTTACCTTTCCTCAATACCCTGCATCTTATTTCTGTTACATTTTCAGACAACAATCTAACCCGGAAACTCTTCTCTAACTGTCCGGCGCTTAAGGAAGTTATTCTTGAAGACTGTACAGTTCGGGATCTCTCAGTTCTTCACATTTCATCTCTATCCATTGAGAGATTGACAATAGATGGTCTTCCAAGGGATGTGGTTTTGTATAGTGGCTCATTTGACCATGAAATTAAGATTTCTGCACCAAGGCTATTGTCAATAAAATACATAAACTATAAAGGGCAAAACATTTGTTTAGAGAAGGCACCATCGCTAGTTGATGCAGCTATCTACTTGAATACTGAGTGGAATGAAAGCAATCAAATATGTTGCCGTCGTATGATTAATTTTCTCAGAGATCTTTCTAATACAAAAATTCTAATGGTATCTTCACAGAGAGCTCAG CTTCTCTCTGTGGCTTCCAATATGTTAGGATCATTCCCTAAATTCTTCCATCTAAACCATTTGAAGTTGGCTGTTGCTGTTACAAGTAACAATATCCGACTAATAACTTGTTTTCTCAACAGTGCACCAGATCTAGAGTTCCTTACCATAGACATTTTTCGTCTG CGCTGGTCCAACAGGGAAGAGGATTCTGAACCACAAAATGTACCTTTGGCACGTGTTATTGATCACCTCAAGGATATCAAGATAACAGGCTTTGGGGGAAATAAGGATGAACTTGTGCTTGTTAAGTTTTTGCTTGAGAATGCAACAGTCCTAGAGAGGATGACTATAGTGCCCTCCAAGCTGTTATTTAATGACTCTGAGCTGAGAATGAAGATAAGCCAGGAGATACAGATGTATCCAAGTGCCTCTAGTAATGTTGTTATGTTCTCTTAG